In one Serinus canaria isolate serCan28SL12 chromosome 2, serCan2020, whole genome shotgun sequence genomic region, the following are encoded:
- the ASIC3 gene encoding acid-sensing ion channel 3 isoform X2 — MRRGSEGSGEGEGLSSLRAFAHSSSLHGISHVFAYGAVSLRRVLWGGFFLGSLGLLLLVCAERVAYFLTYPHVTKLDEVAARNLTFPAITICNLNEFRFSKITRNDMYHVGELLALLNERYEISNPQLAEPHVLAALRDKANFKNFKAKPFSMAEFYNRTGHDLADMLLQCSFRGTGCTARNFTVIFTRLGKCYTFNPGGPGREVLTTLQGGSGNGLELMLNVQQEEYLPVWGDTDETSFEVGVKVQIHSQDEPPFIDQLGFGVAPGFQTFVSCQQQRLVYLPPPWGDCKATPIESDFFTNYSLTACRLDCETRYLAENCNCRMVHMPGNANVCTPEQYKECADPALDFLVTKDSEYCACRTPCAMVRYGKELSMVKIPSKASAKYLAKKFNKTEQYIADNVLVLDIFFEALNYEMIEQKKAYEVAGLLGDIGGQMGLFIGASLLTILEIFDYLYEVFRDKLLSLYKEKKRSPRSDSGTLEHPAVPGSPTAPRPPRAPGPPCPAPRPVSASPRTCYLVTRL; from the exons ATGAGGAGGGGCTCGGAGGGCAGCGGGGAGGGCGAGGGGCTCTCGAGCCTGCGGGCGTTCGCCCACAGCTCCTCGCTGCACGGCATCAGCCACGTCTTCGCCTACGGGGCCGTGTCCCTGCGCCGCGTGCTCTGGGGCGGCTTTTTCCTGGGCtcgctggggctgctgctgctcgtgTGCGCCGAGCGCGTCGCCTACTTCCTCACCTACCCGCACGTCACCAAGCTGGACGAGGTGGCTGCCCGCAACCTCACCTTCCCGGCCATCACCATCTGCAACCTCAACGAGTTCCGCTTCTCCAAAATCACCCGCAACGACATGTACCACGTGGGCGAGCTGCTGGCGCTGCTCAACGAGCGCTACGAGATCAGCAACCCGCAGCTGGCCGAGCCCCACGTCCTGGCCGCGCTGCGCGACAAGGCCAACTTCAAGAACTTCAAGGCGAAGCCCTTCAGCATGGCCGAGTTCTACAACCGCACGGGCCACGACCTGGCTGacatgctgctgcagtgctccttCCGCGGCACCGGCTGCACCGCCCGCAACTTCACCGTG ATCTTCACTCGCCTGGGGAAGTGCTACACCTTCAACCCGGGGGGGCCAGGCCGCGAGGTGCTGACCACGCTGCAGGGCGGCTCCGGCAATGGCCTGGAGCTCATGCTCAACGTGCAGCAGGAGGAGTACCTGCCCGTCTGGGGGGACACAG atgaGACCTCGTTTGAGGTGGGGGTGAAGGTGCAGATCCACAGCCAGGACGAGCCTCCCTTCATTGACCAGCTGGGCTTCGGCGTTGCCCCTGGCTTCCAGACCTTCgtctcctgccagcagcagcgg CTGGTGTACCTGCCCCCGCCGTGGGGGGACTGCAAGGCCACCCCCATCGAGTCCGACTTCTTCACCAACTACAGCCTGACCGCGTGCCGCCTGGACTGCGAGACGCGCTACCTGGCCGAGAACTGCAACTGCCGCATGGTGCACATGCCGG GCAATGCCAACGTCTGCACCCCGGAGCAGTACAAGGAGTGTGCCGACCCCGCGCTGG ACTTCCTGGTGACCAAGGACAGCGAGTACTGCGCGTGCCGCACGCCCTGCGCCATGGTGCGCTACGGCAAGGAGCTCTCCATGGTGAAGATCCCCAGCAAGGCCTCGGCCAAGTACCTGGCCAAGAAGTTCAACAAGACGGAGCAGTACATTGC GGACAATGTGCTGGTCCTGGACATCTTCTTCGAGGCCCTGAACTACGAGATGATTGAGCAGAAGAAGGCGTATGAGGTGGCGGGGCTGCTGg GTGACATCGGGGGGCAGATGGGGCTCTTCATTGGTGCCAGCCTCCTCACCATCCTGGAGATCTTTGATTACCTGTATGAG GTGTTCCGGGACAAACTCCTCAGCCTGTACAAGGAGAAGAAGCGGAGCCCGCGGAGCGACAGCGGCACCCTG GAGCACCCGGCGGTCCCGGGCAGCCCCACGGCCCCGCGCCCACCCAG
- the ASIC3 gene encoding acid-sensing ion channel 3 isoform X1, with protein MRRGSEGSGEGEGLSSLRAFAHSSSLHGISHVFAYGAVSLRRVLWGGFFLGSLGLLLLVCAERVAYFLTYPHVTKLDEVAARNLTFPAITICNLNEFRFSKITRNDMYHVGELLALLNERYEISNPQLAEPHVLAALRDKANFKNFKAKPFSMAEFYNRTGHDLADMLLQCSFRGTGCTARNFTVIFTRLGKCYTFNPGGPGREVLTTLQGGSGNGLELMLNVQQEEYLPVWGDTDETSFEVGVKVQIHSQDEPPFIDQLGFGVAPGFQTFVSCQQQRLVYLPPPWGDCKATPIESDFFTNYSLTACRLDCETRYLAENCNCRMVHMPGNANVCTPEQYKECADPALDFLVTKDSEYCACRTPCAMVRYGKELSMVKIPSKASAKYLAKKFNKTEQYIADNVLVLDIFFEALNYEMIEQKKAYEVAGLLGDIGGQMGLFIGASLLTILEIFDYLYEVSPPRPPPARGSRAGDPDLPPPGVPGQTPQPVQGEEAEPAERQRHPGAPGGPGQPHGPAPTQVHVGGQPEPPGAGTGGAGLSLPRGRWGSLGAPQGQRGGAGPSPADLPHSLQTPCILCRPPPFPADIPHPHQPPQTLVPGYPCPDTLSRAGVPSLPSGTQWGRRGGPHGGHGRGQPGSRPKGRVLGHPGEHKGRGHGAEPPGRQGTGGTGGSGS; from the exons ATGAGGAGGGGCTCGGAGGGCAGCGGGGAGGGCGAGGGGCTCTCGAGCCTGCGGGCGTTCGCCCACAGCTCCTCGCTGCACGGCATCAGCCACGTCTTCGCCTACGGGGCCGTGTCCCTGCGCCGCGTGCTCTGGGGCGGCTTTTTCCTGGGCtcgctggggctgctgctgctcgtgTGCGCCGAGCGCGTCGCCTACTTCCTCACCTACCCGCACGTCACCAAGCTGGACGAGGTGGCTGCCCGCAACCTCACCTTCCCGGCCATCACCATCTGCAACCTCAACGAGTTCCGCTTCTCCAAAATCACCCGCAACGACATGTACCACGTGGGCGAGCTGCTGGCGCTGCTCAACGAGCGCTACGAGATCAGCAACCCGCAGCTGGCCGAGCCCCACGTCCTGGCCGCGCTGCGCGACAAGGCCAACTTCAAGAACTTCAAGGCGAAGCCCTTCAGCATGGCCGAGTTCTACAACCGCACGGGCCACGACCTGGCTGacatgctgctgcagtgctccttCCGCGGCACCGGCTGCACCGCCCGCAACTTCACCGTG ATCTTCACTCGCCTGGGGAAGTGCTACACCTTCAACCCGGGGGGGCCAGGCCGCGAGGTGCTGACCACGCTGCAGGGCGGCTCCGGCAATGGCCTGGAGCTCATGCTCAACGTGCAGCAGGAGGAGTACCTGCCCGTCTGGGGGGACACAG atgaGACCTCGTTTGAGGTGGGGGTGAAGGTGCAGATCCACAGCCAGGACGAGCCTCCCTTCATTGACCAGCTGGGCTTCGGCGTTGCCCCTGGCTTCCAGACCTTCgtctcctgccagcagcagcgg CTGGTGTACCTGCCCCCGCCGTGGGGGGACTGCAAGGCCACCCCCATCGAGTCCGACTTCTTCACCAACTACAGCCTGACCGCGTGCCGCCTGGACTGCGAGACGCGCTACCTGGCCGAGAACTGCAACTGCCGCATGGTGCACATGCCGG GCAATGCCAACGTCTGCACCCCGGAGCAGTACAAGGAGTGTGCCGACCCCGCGCTGG ACTTCCTGGTGACCAAGGACAGCGAGTACTGCGCGTGCCGCACGCCCTGCGCCATGGTGCGCTACGGCAAGGAGCTCTCCATGGTGAAGATCCCCAGCAAGGCCTCGGCCAAGTACCTGGCCAAGAAGTTCAACAAGACGGAGCAGTACATTGC GGACAATGTGCTGGTCCTGGACATCTTCTTCGAGGCCCTGAACTACGAGATGATTGAGCAGAAGAAGGCGTATGAGGTGGCGGGGCTGCTGg GTGACATCGGGGGGCAGATGGGGCTCTTCATTGGTGCCAGCCTCCTCACCATCCTGGAGATCTTTGATTACCTGTATGAGGTGAGCCCCCCCCGgcctccccctgcccggggctCTCGGGCTGGGGACCCTGACCTGCCCCCCCCAGGTGTTCCGGGACAAACTCCTCAGCCTGTACAAGGAGAAGAAGCGGAGCCCGCGGAGCGACAGCGGCACCCTG GAGCACCCGGCGGTCCCGGGCAGCCCCACGGCCCCGCGCCCACCCAGGTACACGTGGGGGGGCAACCAGAGCCCCCCGGGGCTGGCACGGGGGGTGCGGGGCTGTCGCTCCCCCGGGGGAgatgggggtccctgggggctCCCCAGGGCCAGCGCGGGGGTGCGGGGCCATCCCCTGCAGATCTCCCGCATTCCCTGCAAACCCCCTGCATTCTCTGCAGACCCCCCCCATTCCCTGCAGACATCCCCCATCCTCATCAACCCCCACAGACCCTTGTTCCGGGGTACCCCTGCCCCGACACCCTCAGCCGGGCTGGGGTCCCCAGCCTCCCCTCCGGGAcgcagtggggcaggagggggggTCCGCATGGGGGACACGGGAGgggccagcctggctccaggcCAAAGGGGAGGGTCCTGGGCCACCCTGGGGAGCACAAGGGGAGGGGGCACGGGGCAGAGCCCCCcggcaggcagggcacagggggcac